The Flaviramulus sp. BrNp1-15 genome includes the window ACCATTATTAGTAAAACATTGAATATCTTCTGCTCCACAAGTCTCGTAAAGCGAAAAATATTGATTGGATGAACCGGTTAAATCATTAATTTGAGCATCACCATTTATTGGCATTGTAAAACTGTACCAAACATCTAAAACATTAAAAGCATCTCCTCCATCGGGCTCACAAGTACTAATACCGCTTTCTGTTGCTGCTGCAACATTAGCGCCATACGCATGTATAACATCTGTTTCTACTGTAATAGCTTGTGTATTTGTACATTCATCATTAAAAATAAATTCAAAAGCTTGCAATCTCATATTTATAAGATTTGCATCATTAAACTTTTGTGCTACTCGTAATTTATACGTGGTTCCAAAAGCTAAATTTAAGAACGAATCGCTACCATTAAAGCAATCTATTTCTACACCTGAACAGCTATCATATAATGTAGAGATAAATTGATTTGGCACGCTAGACACTTGAAGATTCCCAGTAACTGGCATCGTAAATTCGTACCACAAATCTAAATTATTATTGGTGGAATTTTCACAAGATGTGTCTATACTTTCGGTTGCTGTTCTTGTATCTATACTATATTCAGAATAGTTTACAGTTTCAACAGTTATTAATTCGCTGTTAACACATTCATCGTTAACTGCTTCTTCAAAAGCTTGAATTCTTAATGTTTTAGACACTAAAGTGGTTGATGAAACCCGCATTTTATAGTTTGTCCCAGACGTTAATCCATAAACAAATTGTGCTCCAGTTTTACAAGATATTTCATTACCTGCGCAAGCATCATAAAGCGTTACTTTTTCAGTACTAAGCTGTTTTAAACTTAAATTTCCATTTACTGGCATTACAAAATCATACCATAAATCAAAATTTTCGTTAGTATCAGTTTCACACGAGGAGTCTGTACTTTCATAAGCTGCTTTTAAATTTATTAAGTAGTCATTAGAATTAGTAGTTTCAACTGTAATATTTTGACTATTTACACAGTCATTATTACCAAGAAACTCAAAAGCTTGAATTCTAAAATCATCCAAACCAGCTTCATTTTCTCGATCGCTCATTCTTAAAATATATGTTGTTCCTGCAGTTAAGTTCATAAAAAAACCGTTTTCATAAAGGCATTGAAGTTCTGTACCACCACAACTGTCATAAATGGTATAGGTTTGCCTAGTAAACTGAACACCAGATATTTCAACATTTCCATTAACAGGCATGACAAACTCATACCAAAGATCTAAATTATTATTTGTAGGCACATCGCATGAGGCATCTAAACTTTCAGTAGCGGTTCTTGAATCTATTGTATATTGAGTATAGTTTGAAGTTACTACAGAAATAGTTTCTCTATTTACACATTCATCATTCGCAGCCACCTCAAAAGCTTGAACTCTAAAAGATGTTGTTCCATTAAACCTATTAGAGAGCCTTAAAACATAAATCGCTCCAGAGGTTAAACCACTAAAAGCCGTATCATCATTTCCGCAAGCTATTTCAGCACCTCCACAACTATCATATAAAGTAACATAATTTGAAACGGACAAATTGCTAATGAATAAAATA containing:
- a CDS encoding T9SS type A sorting domain-containing protein, which translates into the protein MESLKLLTLFSFFSMSISFAQAPANDECANRETITIGTTSFEQYSVVMTDATESLDASCENAVDTNKDVWYEFVMPIDGILFISNLSVSNYVTLYDSCGGAEIACGNDDTAFSGLTSGAIYVLRLSNRFNGTTSFRVQAFEVAANDECVNRETISVVTSNYTQYTIDSRTATESLDASCDVPTNNNLDLWYEFVMPVNGNVEISGVQFTRQTYTIYDSCGGTELQCLYENGFFMNLTAGTTYILRMSDRENEAGLDDFRIQAFEFLGNNDCVNSQNITVETTNSNDYLINLKAAYESTDSSCETDTNENFDLWYDFVMPVNGNLSLKQLSTEKVTLYDACAGNEISCKTGAQFVYGLTSGTNYKMRVSSTTLVSKTLRIQAFEEAVNDECVNSELITVETVNYSEYSIDTRTATESIDTSCENSTNNNLDLWYEFTMPVTGNLQVSSVPNQFISTLYDSCSGVEIDCFNGSDSFLNLAFGTTYKLRVAQKFNDANLINMRLQAFEFIFNDECTNTQAITVETDVIHAYGANVAAATESGISTCEPDGGDAFNVLDVWYSFTMPINGDAQINDLTGSSNQYFSLYETCGAEDIQCFTNNGMFTNLTSGSSYQLKVSMLSSLGSGVFNFSIQAKDSSLSFEDNELETLSIFPNPTRNTITISNRNQLQIDSISIYDLSGRKIKNINISSINREEVVDISELQNAMYLLVISRGKGEITKRIIKE